The Sulfurospirillum arsenophilum NBRC 109478 nucleotide sequence AAGGAGGAAATGATGAAACGAATGAAACTAACGATGATATTGGCTTCCCTATCCCTTGTATGTTCCCTTAATCTCAATGCCTCTGAAGCTGAAAAAATTAATGCTATGGTTATGCTTAACATGGAAAATGGTTTGGCAAATATTCAAAAAGGTTTTTTATACAATAACATGAAACTCGTTCAAGAGGGTCTTGACCAAGTTGAAAAAGAAAATAGTACTTATGATAACCGCAATGCCATCAAAGCCTTTTTACCAGAAGGTAAAAAACAGATGGAAAATTTAGCGTTTATTAGCTCAAAGCGTATTGAAAATGCAGCTAAAGAGATGAAGTACTATTTGTCGGTTCAACAACCAAGAAAAGCATTTAATTCTTTTTCAGATATTGTTAATGCTTGTACAGATTGCCACACGTTAGTTCGTGGTTGGTAAGAAGTAGAAGAAAAAGAAAGTTAAAAACGCTAAGAGAAAATTCTCTTAGCGCTCTTCATAAGCTCCGATAGAAATGATTCTCTCATAACGCTTCATCATACGCTCTTCGTTACTGAGTTTATCAAGCTCTTCAAGTGATTTTAAAAAATAATCTCCAAGTGCTTTTGCTGCACTCTCTTTATCGCGGTGTGCACCAATAAGTGGCTCATCAATAATAGCATCAATAAGACCCAGTTGATGTAAATCTTCCGCCGTAATTTTCATCGCTTTTGTCGCATTTTCTTGTTTGCTTGGATCATTCCATAAAATGGCAGCACAACCTTCTGGAGAGATAACGGAAAAGACGGAGTAACGCATCATAGCAACACGATCACTCACACCAATCGCTAAAGCTCCACCGCTACCACCTTCGCCAATAACAACTGAGATACTTTTGGTATTAAGCTTACTTAGCTCAAAAAGGTTTTTAGCAATCGCCTCACTTTGACCGCGTTCTTCTGCTGCAATTCCAGGATATGCACCGGGAGTGTCGATTAAGAAAAGAATCGGAAGATCAAATTTTTCTGCCATTTTAGCAATACGAAGTGCTTTACGGTAACCTTCGGGATGAGGCATACCGAAATTGCGTTTGATTTTATTTTTAGTACCACGGCCTTTTTGCTCGCCAACAACAATGACTTTGCGCTCACCAATATAGCCGATATAAGAGACAATAGCAGCATCATCCGCAAAGTTACGATCACCATGAATTTCATAGCTATCATGCAAAAGAGCACGGATATAATCTAAGGCGTAAGGACGATCAGGATGACGTGCAAGTTGAAGCTTTTGGTATTCACTTAAATTTTTATAGGTTTTCGAAATCTCTTTAGAAAGTGTCTTATCTAAAATCTCAACAGCATGGCTATCGCCTTTGATTTTGGCGTTGGATATATCCTCATCAATCTGCTTAATTCCATTCTCAAAATCCAAATAAGTAGCCACTATAATTCCTTATACACGCTTAAAGATGACAGAGCCATTCGTTCCGCCAAAGCCAAACGAGTTACTCATGGTATATTCTGCTCTACATTTACGTGCCACATTAGGGATATAATCAAGATCACAATCAGGATCTGGATTCTCTAAATTGATTGTTGGAGGTAAAATCTCATCACGCATTGCCATCAAACAGA carries:
- the accA gene encoding acetyl-CoA carboxylase carboxyl transferase subunit alpha; the protein is MATYLDFENGIKQIDEDISNAKIKGDSHAVEILDKTLSKEISKTYKNLSEYQKLQLARHPDRPYALDYIRALLHDSYEIHGDRNFADDAAIVSYIGYIGERKVIVVGEQKGRGTKNKIKRNFGMPHPEGYRKALRIAKMAEKFDLPILFLIDTPGAYPGIAAEERGQSEAIAKNLFELSKLNTKSISVVIGEGGSGGALAIGVSDRVAMMRYSVFSVISPEGCAAILWNDPSKQENATKAMKITAEDLHQLGLIDAIIDEPLIGAHRDKESAAKALGDYFLKSLEELDKLSNEERMMKRYERIISIGAYEER